In Miscanthus floridulus cultivar M001 chromosome 8, ASM1932011v1, whole genome shotgun sequence, the sequence GGTGCGTATGCTCGTTGCAGACGTACTCCACAGCCGTGTCCCAATCAgtgtagtaggtctgaagaatccccataagtTGGTGATGCGAGGCGGAAGATTCACACCTCGGCTTGTACCAGACCTTCATAGTCCATCCCATGGGAGGGATCGGTTCATCCTCTTGAAcgacgtcctcctcctcctcatcaccatCATACAATGCAATGACCTCCATTTCTCTGGGTTCTTCTTCTTTAGGCTCTTCCTAGAATGGCTCCAGCATAGGTGCAGGTGCTGGCGAATCAACTTCTTgctcctagggttcctcctcctcacgtggctccatggactcatacaagccacgaggcGGGTGGTAACCTCCGGTGCTGATGCGAGTGGTCTTATTGGCACGAGGCATCTgtagaattagatttagtcagattagaagcaataattttcataacagagtgagacaaaagaagcataaaatttagcaaaataacaagggtgagatggaaAAGCATGAAATAAATGAAGCAAAAGaggctaaaacgaccattgctaactaggcttgcgtcctatagtcacaaggctctgataccaatctgtcacacccgattttaaggataaaatgggatgcataatcttacgtgcgcccagagatcagtcacacacataagccaataaattataaatagtatcaacacaagtgtttattacatcatgaataataagacatagtcttcacataaatgtagcggaagtataaagaaaaatctatcgcggaagctccatatcacagggacgtcaactggttgatcacaagtctagtaatcctcaggaaagtcgtcattatcatagccatctgttacccatccgggatttttatccaaataatgaaaataaacaagcgtaagtacatgccatactcaacaagtgtaacatggggttcatgaggctcaaaaggcttgacacaggtttaacagcattcaacttttagttgtcacaattttagcgtAAGAGTAGCAACAACCATTTTGAGTATCCAAACCCTTTTTCAAACATTCTTGAAGTTTGAAATCTATATAAAATCCTTTTTCAAAGACTTTTGGAACTCAAATTTAAGCTCATTTTTAGTAgtttttgaaattaaaatttttACAATTTAGTTTTTTGAAATTGAGCTTACACGGTAATATAATCCGTGTGGTAGGATCATGCATAGTTAATAATCATCTCGCATGGTCTATTACTATTGCTTTCACATTTCCACAAAATTTTACTATTACTTTCACAAAATGAAATTGATCACTCAATATTCATCCATTATGTAGTGATTCCCCTATTTACTCCTTTTTCATTAATTTGAATAGGAACACAGTTCAGTTCACTCGATACATACGGGATACTTGTTCAGTGGAGATGATAATACCAATCCGAAATGGAAGATCACAATAAATCATATCATAAATCTCATGTTTTGCCCCCATGATATGGGGTATGACTTTTGCCAAAAGAAACCTACATGATGACACCTATCCTCCAAGTGAATGTGCAGATGTAGACTCCTTTAGCTGTTTGATTGTTAGCAACTTAGCATCCCAGCGATCGGTCTCGCATGGCAGCAGCCTTCTAGGTGGGAGTGCTATCTGTTTCCCTTGATTTCTGATGTTGTAGAGTGATGGCTAGAGTTTTTCGACGACTACATGTGGGTGACCTGAAGGTGAAGATGACTTGGTGTCATAGCAGAGGTTGGCCATGTATGACAGTAGCTAGCTTGGCGATCTActtgatggaggaggaggagactgTCAATTTGAGCGAGGGTTGCAAATGGTCGGCGGATGCTGGAAGTGATGTGTTGTTGCTGCGGCTAATGCTCGTGTAGAGTATTGGCTAATGCTCGTGTAGAGTATTGGTTTTTACGGATGGTGAGGCATGTGTGTTGTTGCATATTGGCCGGCGGCAGAGAGTTTTCCTTTCTTGTAGGTAGTCCCCAGGACTATATGCTTGCATTTCTTCTATATCTATATATCAATAAAAATAGGCACCGTCGATgtcagtttgttcaaaaaaaaaaattatgccgGTATGTGTGAATTGCGTTTTATGTTGTAATCtcctttttttatataaatgttCATTCTGTAATTTGTGGCTACCGCTAGCTTCttacattttatcttgttttgtcATAAGTCTCCAAATTCAGCATGGCCTAGTTTTATAGCGCTGCCGTCAAGAATGATGTGATCAAAACGATAAGAACAAAATTGATTCTCCGACACATTTGGGTTGCTTCAATAATTCGAGCACTCTTATGTTATTATGTATTTACATCTCCACTGAATGAATGATTCATAAACAAGGAGAGCATGTTCAGTGGATTGTGGACATGACATGTCTAAACCCAAATAGCAACCAAATCTGAACGAAGTTGTCATGAATAAATCCTACGAGAACTGGTGCTGGACTCACTCAAGTAAAGTACCTTGATACAACTATAGCACTAGGTTAGCACTAGCTAAAAACACCTTGACAGGATTATCTGATCATATAACACCCCTACAGCAAAGAACgcacaaaaggcaaccacaaatATGGCCTTTTCGTATGTTTGTTCTTTGGTGAGAGTACTGGAAGCTGGAGGCAGCACTGCTTCTGCTGAATTACAGTGTTGGGCAAGCATAGCACCACATAGCTTTGGGTTCCCATCAAGGCTAGAATCTGGAAATGTTGTAAACTGGCCTCCAGTTGGGATTGGTCATTTCAGGTGCTGCAACATATAAGATGATCTTAGACTCCAAGTATTGCTAGCAGATTCTACCTGGAGCGATGTGTTGCCCAAAACATCAGAACCCATGTCCGGCGACGTAGCACGACCCCTTTGGGTGTTTGAATCTTGGAATACAGGCGTAGCAATGATCGTAATCCATGTCCACTGTTTCCCAATCTGGATACACATGCTTCAGCGCTTCCTCAATTGTTCGGATGCTTCTCCCACCTATAATCAGATAAGACAGTCCATAACCATAACGAATGAAGATTGATCCATAGTGCCAAATACTCATGAATCAATTGGGGTAGTAGCACAAAAGTAACATACCTGCATCGGAAGGCGAAACTGGGGAACAGCAAGTGACATTCTCCTCCTTCGGATTACCGCGTGCGGCGTGCCTCGATCTCACCAAAGAAGAGCTGGGAGTGCCCACTCTTGTCTTGAGCATGAACATTCAGGTGGTAGTACTCGCTGCCATCTTGCTCACCAACAAAAAAGAGCCCATTACCACGTGAATGCTTGTACACAAAGTTGACCTGATTTTTCTTGTTGTAGTGGTCAATGCAAAGCTTTGCGTTGGTGACAAATTCAACCCACATGGCAGCTGCAACTTCCGGT encodes:
- the LOC136471111 gene encoding uncharacterized protein is translated as MLPLLKRKSSGEVGEEEALPRRVRSKSPPASPSKQMAVGLSQPEVEGQVPPNLSVAPPEVTGDGTVSDAELGVKLFPNQPPEVAAAMWVEFVTNAKLCIDHYNKKNQVNFVYKHSRGNGLFFVGEQDGSEYYHLNVHAQDKSGHSQLFFGEIEARRTR